GGCGGCGACACCGTACAGCCAGCCACCGTCGCCGCGCAGCACGGGCAGCAGGCTGAGCGCCACCAGCGCCGCGGTCCAGGCCACGATCTGCCGGCCCGTGCGGCGGCCATCCGTGTCCAGCACCGAGAGCATGGGGAAGCCGGCGCGCGCGTAGTCGTCGCGATACATCCAGGCGATGGCGTAGAAATGCGGCAGCTGCCAGGCGAACTGGATGAGGAAGAGCGCGGCGGCGCCGAGGTCCAGCGTCCCCCGCGCTGCGGCCCAACCGATGAGCGGCGGCGCCGCCCCGGGCACCGCTCCTACGGTAGTGCACCACCAAGTGCGGGTCTTGAGCGGGGTATAGACGAAGAGGTACGCCACCAGCGTCGCCCCTGCCACCAGCGACGCGAGGGGGTTGACGAACCACGCGAGCTCCACGAGTCCGGCCAAGGCGAGGCTGGCGCCGAAGACCAAGGCCTCCGCGGCCTGCAACCGCCCTGCGGGCAGCGGCCGGTGGCGGGTGCGGCGCATGCGCGCGTCGCGCTCGCGCTCCCACACCTGATTGAGCACGCTGGTGCCGGCGCAGGTGAGCGCCGTGCCCAGGAGCGTGTGCAGCAGCAGGGTGAGATCGGCGCTCCCGCCGCCGGCCACGATGTATCCCACCCACGCCGTCAGCACCACGAGTGTGGTGATGCGTGGCTTGGTGAGCTCGGCGTAGTCGGCCAGGCGAGTGCGTACCGAAGTCGCGCTCAGAACATGGCTGGGCACGTTCATGGGATCACCGCGGGGGCGCCGAGCACGGCGTTCCGCCGGGCGGGCGCGGCTTGCAGCAGCTGGAAGCTGCGCAGTGTCAGGACCAAGCTGTTCGCCAGGATCAAAGCTCCGTTCAGGACATGAAGTGTCGTGGGCACGACGGCCTTCGCCGACAAGACGGTGAACCCCCCGAGCCCGATCTGCGCGGCCACGAGAAAGAGTCCGAGAACCGCCGGCACCAGGAGCGGCCGCTGCTCGCGATGCCGGCGCATGGCCACCACGGCGGTGGCCGCGACGCAGGCGGCCACGATGACGCCGCCGACCCGGTGGGCGAAGTGGATGGCGATGCCGGGCGTACTGAAGGCGGGCACCAGGCGCCCAAAAGCGAGGGGGAAGTCCGGGATCGCGAGGCCGGCACCGGTGTGGCGCATGAGCGCCCCGAGGACGAGCTGGAGGAAAACCGCTGCCGTCGAGAGAACCGCCAGGCCGCGTAAGGACACGATCCCGGCCGGCTCGATGCTGGGAGCGGGCGCCTGACGCCAGCCCGCGGAGGTCTGCAACGCGATAGCGACGACGATGCA
This is a stretch of genomic DNA from Candidatus Krumholzibacteriia bacterium. It encodes these proteins:
- a CDS encoding COX15/CtaA family protein, whose product is MPSTTTVTTPRPATPRRSGVWLHRYAVLVAVCTALLVFAGGLVTSTGAGLSVPDWPLSYGMVFPPMVGNVRFEHGHRMLAATVGMLTVALALWLQRRETRPRLRRLGWLAVGAVVAQGLLGGLTVLLMLPPLVSVAHACLGQTFFCIVVAIALQTSAGWRQAPAPSIEPAGIVSLRGLAVLSTAAVFLQLVLGALMRHTGAGLAIPDFPLAFGRLVPAFSTPGIAIHFAHRVGGVIVAACVAATAVVAMRRHREQRPLLVPAVLGLFLVAAQIGLGGFTVLSAKAVVPTTLHVLNGALILANSLVLTLRSFQLLQAAPARRNAVLGAPAVIP
- the cyoE gene encoding heme o synthase, with protein sequence MNVPSHVLSATSVRTRLADYAELTKPRITTLVVLTAWVGYIVAGGGSADLTLLLHTLLGTALTCAGTSVLNQVWERERDARMRRTRHRPLPAGRLQAAEALVFGASLALAGLVELAWFVNPLASLVAGATLVAYLFVYTPLKTRTWWCTTVGAVPGAAPPLIGWAAARGTLDLGAAALFLIQFAWQLPHFYAIAWMYRDDYARAGFPMLSVLDTDGRRTGRQIVAWTAALVALSLLPVLRGDGGWLYGVAALVLGAAFFRLALEAARRHDAQRARRVFFASVVYLPLLFGVLVLDTLLL